A single Lactuca sativa cultivar Salinas chromosome 8, Lsat_Salinas_v11, whole genome shotgun sequence DNA region contains:
- the LOC122195591 gene encoding uncharacterized protein LOC122195591 isoform X1: MLSSFVFTRYKIHVCVTDESGSITFVIFNQDAEKLIDSCANKFMNRLGVGSNQFPEEITNLIGKSFVLKIKLTDYNLKDGYENYTVVKIFEIDEKLEANFCGFSSFTGVETKGKRNASTMLGMQYDDSPNNNHASTEMKGSICEGVGLEDPVTPQKEPQQPKKSKNVN, from the exons ATGTTATCATCATTTGTTTTTACTAGGTATAAAATACATGTGTGTGTTACTGATGAGAGTGGGAGCATAACATTTGTTATCTTCAACCAAGATGCTGAGAAATTGATTGATAGTTGTGCAAACAAGTTTATGAATCGATTAGGTGTTGGGAGCAATCAATTTCCAGAAGAGATAACTAATTTGATAGGGAAGTCATTTGTGCTCAAAATAAAACTTACAGACTACAATTTGAAAGATGGGTATGAAAACTATACGGTGGTCAAAATTTTTGAGATCGACGAAAAACTAGAAGCTAACTTTTGTGGTTTCTCAAGCTTCACA GGTGTTGAAACAAAAGGCAAGAGAAATGCTAGCACAATGCTTGGTATGCAGTATGATGATTCCCCAAACAACAATCATGCTTCGACTGAAATGAAGGGGTCTATATGTGAAGGAGTTGGTTTGGAAGATCCTGTTACTCCTCAAAAGGAACCTCAACAGCCGAAGAAATCAAAAAATGTCAACTAA
- the LOC122195591 gene encoding uncharacterized protein LOC122195591 isoform X2, which yields MNRLGVGSNQFPEEITNLIGKSFVLKIKLTDYNLKDGYENYTVVKIFEIDEKLEANFCGFSSFTGVETKGKRNASTMLGMQYDDSPNNNHASTEMKGSICEGVGLEDPVTPQKEPQQPKKSKNVN from the exons ATGAATCGATTAGGTGTTGGGAGCAATCAATTTCCAGAAGAGATAACTAATTTGATAGGGAAGTCATTTGTGCTCAAAATAAAACTTACAGACTACAATTTGAAAGATGGGTATGAAAACTATACGGTGGTCAAAATTTTTGAGATCGACGAAAAACTAGAAGCTAACTTTTGTGGTTTCTCAAGCTTCACA GGTGTTGAAACAAAAGGCAAGAGAAATGCTAGCACAATGCTTGGTATGCAGTATGATGATTCCCCAAACAACAATCATGCTTCGACTGAAATGAAGGGGTCTATATGTGAAGGAGTTGGTTTGGAAGATCCTGTTACTCCTCAAAAGGAACCTCAACAGCCGAAGAAATCAAAAAATGTCAACTAA